In Ruminiclostridium papyrosolvens DSM 2782, the following proteins share a genomic window:
- a CDS encoding helix-turn-helix transcriptional regulator has protein sequence MNRKIERNGIKIGMSFAERALGTNAIALSIKLKKPVYTTPLHHYCDLLREVYFYSVPLEVKKREIGYLAVCSMKEPVKAELGVIADLTAYRIINELKSSNISSILPDNKDCLLNKKQLAILRLIAMGVPDKTIALEEGITINTVKYHKKSIYKKLEVECSAQAVIKCLKLNLMSIDDIDC, from the coding sequence TTGAACAGAAAAATTGAAAGAAACGGAATTAAAATTGGGATGTCTTTTGCTGAAAGGGCATTGGGTACCAATGCAATAGCTTTATCCATAAAATTGAAAAAACCGGTTTATACCACACCGCTGCATCATTATTGTGATTTACTCAGAGAAGTTTATTTTTACTCAGTACCATTAGAAGTAAAAAAAAGAGAAATTGGATATTTGGCAGTATGCAGTATGAAAGAGCCTGTTAAGGCCGAACTTGGAGTTATCGCTGACCTTACAGCCTACAGAATTATCAACGAATTGAAATCAAGTAACATAAGTTCAATTCTGCCCGATAATAAAGATTGTTTGTTAAACAAAAAGCAGTTGGCGATTCTGAGATTAATCGCTATGGGCGTACCTGATAAAACTATAGCACTTGAAGAAGGCATAACCATAAATACTGTTAAGTACCACAAAAAAAGCATTTATAAGAAGCTTGAAGTGGAATGTTCAGCACAAGCCGTAATAAAATGCTTAAAGCTTAATCTTATGTCTATAGACGATATTGATTGTTGA
- a CDS encoding serine hydrolase domain-containing protein, with protein sequence MDKSILADYLDSLEAKGIPGCDCVIFQNHKPVFRHTTGYSNASKTKPLTSANTYWLFSATKLITCTAVMQLVEKGKISLDAPVADYLPEYKHLNVKCGSDVVPAKNTLTIRHLLSMQSGLNYNLQAPSILKVLLDTKNEATTREVIRELAKEPLEFEPGTHFLYSLSHDVLGAVIEEASGQKFGEYLYEHILKPLGMKNTGFELTADREANMSEQFEFNMETMTSKPISIVNCYKLSNKYESGGAGLISTADDYILFLDAMCNDGVSAEGYRVLTRESIDMMRMDQMNDISKKDFDEFGRIGYSYGLGVRTLIDKEKSGVKSPLGEFGWDGAAGAYAVIDVENHVAIFYVQHVRNCGYAYSDIHPKIRDISYEMLGL encoded by the coding sequence TTGGATAAATCAATATTAGCAGATTATCTGGATTCACTGGAAGCAAAAGGCATACCCGGCTGCGACTGCGTTATTTTCCAGAATCACAAGCCGGTTTTTCGGCATACCACAGGTTACTCCAATGCAAGCAAAACAAAGCCTCTGACTTCTGCAAATACATACTGGTTATTCTCGGCAACAAAGCTTATAACATGCACTGCAGTTATGCAGCTTGTGGAAAAGGGAAAGATATCACTGGACGCTCCCGTAGCTGATTACCTGCCGGAATACAAACATCTGAATGTAAAATGCGGCTCTGACGTAGTGCCTGCTAAAAATACACTTACAATAAGGCATCTTCTTTCCATGCAAAGCGGGTTAAACTATAATCTTCAGGCCCCATCCATACTGAAGGTACTTTTGGACACTAAAAATGAGGCCACTACCAGGGAGGTTATACGGGAATTGGCAAAAGAGCCTCTGGAATTTGAACCCGGTACCCATTTTCTGTACAGCCTTAGCCATGATGTACTGGGGGCGGTTATAGAAGAAGCCTCCGGACAAAAGTTCGGAGAATATCTTTATGAGCATATACTAAAACCTCTTGGAATGAAAAATACCGGCTTTGAATTAACTGCTGACAGAGAGGCAAATATGTCTGAACAGTTTGAATTCAATATGGAAACAATGACATCAAAACCCATTTCCATAGTCAACTGCTATAAGCTTTCCAATAAATACGAGAGTGGAGGAGCCGGACTGATATCCACAGCAGATGATTATATTCTGTTTTTAGATGCAATGTGTAACGACGGGGTGAGCGCAGAAGGATACAGAGTCCTCACGAGAGAGTCTATAGATATGATGCGTATGGACCAGATGAATGATATTTCCAAAAAGGATTTTGATGAATTCGGAAGAATAGGATACAGTTATGGCCTTGGTGTACGCACTCTTATTGATAAGGAAAAATCAGGAGTTAAAAGCCCTCTTGGAGAATTCGGCTGGGATGGTGCGGCAGGAGCTTATGCAGTAATAGATGTTGAGAATCATGTTGCTATTTTTTATGTACAGCATGTACGCAACTGCGGTTATGCATACTCGGATATTCATCCTAAGATAAGAGACATTTCCTATGAAATGTTAGGCTTATAA